One region of Hymenobacter sediminicola genomic DNA includes:
- the moaD gene encoding molybdopterin converting factor subunit 1: MNLKIALFGIAKEIVGQPELALNFPEGQPVHQLLEQLRTDYPALRQLSSLAVAVNNEYAEDTQLLQERDEIALIPPVSGG, encoded by the coding sequence ATGAACCTGAAAATAGCGCTTTTTGGCATTGCCAAGGAAATTGTGGGCCAACCAGAGCTAGCTCTGAACTTCCCCGAAGGCCAGCCCGTGCACCAGCTCCTGGAGCAGCTTCGCACCGACTACCCGGCCCTGCGCCAGCTCAGCAGCTTAGCCGTAGCCGTGAACAACGAGTACGCCGAAGACACACAGCTACTGCAGGAACGCGACGAAATAGCCCTGATTCCGCCGGTATCTGGCGGGTAG
- the moaA gene encoding GTP 3',8-cyclase MoaA: protein MAGAAPSVLFDNHGRPLEYLRLAVTDRCNLRCFYCMPEEGIKYMPKQELLTYEEMERLVGLLTGLGVRKVRLTGGEPFVRRDLVPFMARLAAIPGLDDLSLTTNGVLTAPYVPELARLGVKAVNLSLDTLDRARFASITRRDELPRVLDTFYALLASGIQVKINAVVMDGQNIEDLVPLAELTRELPVEVRFIEEMPFNGGSHAATLPWDHRRIRQHLEAHLGEFVPVATPAGATASEYSIAGHQGRIGIIAAYSRTFCGTCNRIRLTAEGGLKTCLYDQGVLDVRALLRGGSTDEQVVEALKSAFRHRAANGFEAEQRRPVHQLSFESMSTIGG from the coding sequence ATGGCTGGTGCCGCTCCGTCTGTTTTGTTTGATAATCATGGCCGTCCGCTGGAATACCTGCGGCTGGCCGTGACGGACCGGTGCAACCTGCGCTGCTTTTACTGTATGCCCGAAGAAGGCATCAAGTACATGCCCAAGCAGGAGCTCCTGACCTACGAGGAGATGGAGCGGCTGGTTGGCCTGCTCACGGGCCTGGGCGTACGCAAAGTACGCCTGACGGGCGGGGAGCCATTCGTGCGCCGCGACTTGGTGCCGTTTATGGCCCGCCTCGCCGCCATTCCCGGCCTCGACGACTTAAGCCTGACTACCAACGGCGTGCTCACGGCCCCGTATGTGCCCGAGCTGGCCCGCCTGGGCGTGAAAGCCGTCAACCTCAGCCTCGATACCCTGGACCGTGCCCGGTTCGCCAGCATCACGCGCCGCGACGAGCTACCGCGGGTGCTGGACACGTTCTACGCGTTGCTGGCCTCCGGGATTCAGGTGAAAATCAACGCGGTGGTGATGGACGGGCAGAACATCGAAGACCTAGTGCCGCTGGCCGAGCTGACGCGGGAACTGCCCGTAGAAGTACGCTTCATTGAGGAAATGCCCTTCAACGGCGGCAGCCACGCCGCCACGCTGCCCTGGGACCACCGCCGCATCCGGCAGCATCTGGAGGCTCACCTAGGCGAGTTTGTGCCCGTGGCCACGCCCGCCGGTGCTACGGCTTCCGAGTACAGTATTGCCGGTCATCAGGGGCGCATCGGTATCATTGCGGCCTACTCACGCACATTCTGCGGTACCTGCAACCGAATCCGCCTCACGGCCGAAGGTGGCCTCAAAACCTGCCTCTACGACCAAGGCGTGCTGGATGTGCGGGCCCTGCTGCGTGGCGGCTCAACGGATGAACAAGTGGTAGAAGCCCTGAAAAGCGCCTTCCGCCACCGCGCAGCCAATGGCTTCGAAGCCGAGCAGCGCCGCCCCGTGCATCAACTCAGCTTCGAGTCGATGAGCACGATTGGCGGGTAA
- a CDS encoding putative sulfate/molybdate transporter — translation MPLTATRPARPRIRFDRNELAGAFGDLGTDLPLLIGIIAASGMDSAGVLIMFGLMQVFSGLWYGMPMPVQPLKAFAALVIAQKIPGRLIFGGGLAIGISMLLLSVTGLIDALARLVPKPVVRGIQFGLALQLATLALKEYVPADGLPGYALAAAGFLVTVVLLGNRRWPAALVVLALGVAYGLVFKLDLATAQRAIGLHLPAWHVPATADILTGAVLLALPQIPLSLGNSVLATRQVVQDYFPERSLTVRQISFTYALMNLVNPFLGGFPVCHGSGGMVGHYTFGGRTGGSVLIYGGLFLVLGLFFSQGFQQIVQIFPLPVLGVLLLFEALTLATLLRDITAHRADLLVALLVGLLCAGLPYGYLVGLVFGTAVYYAMQRGWVGLGK, via the coding sequence ATGCCGCTTACTGCCACCCGTCCTGCTCGCCCACGCATCCGATTTGACAGAAATGAGCTGGCCGGAGCCTTCGGAGATTTAGGAACGGACTTGCCGCTGCTCATTGGTATCATTGCCGCCTCAGGCATGGATAGCGCCGGAGTGCTAATCATGTTTGGGCTGATGCAAGTGTTTTCGGGGCTCTGGTATGGCATGCCGATGCCGGTGCAGCCACTGAAGGCGTTTGCCGCGCTGGTTATTGCCCAGAAAATTCCTGGACGCCTCATCTTCGGCGGCGGGCTGGCTATTGGTATCAGTATGTTGCTGCTCTCAGTCACGGGGCTGATTGACGCGCTGGCCCGGCTCGTGCCTAAGCCCGTGGTGCGCGGCATCCAGTTTGGGCTTGCACTGCAGCTAGCCACGCTGGCCCTGAAAGAGTACGTGCCCGCCGACGGCTTGCCGGGATACGCACTGGCCGCCGCCGGTTTTCTGGTGACGGTAGTGCTGCTGGGAAACCGCCGCTGGCCGGCCGCGCTAGTGGTATTGGCGCTGGGCGTGGCGTATGGCCTGGTTTTCAAGCTTGATCTGGCCACGGCCCAGCGGGCCATCGGGCTCCACCTGCCAGCCTGGCACGTACCCGCCACCGCCGATATTTTGACGGGCGCCGTGCTATTGGCGCTGCCCCAGATTCCGTTGTCGCTCGGCAATTCGGTGCTGGCTACGCGGCAGGTGGTGCAGGATTACTTTCCGGAGCGGAGCCTCACAGTGCGGCAAATCAGCTTTACGTATGCTCTCATGAACCTAGTGAATCCGTTTCTGGGCGGCTTTCCGGTGTGCCATGGCTCAGGCGGCATGGTGGGGCACTACACGTTTGGCGGGCGCACTGGCGGTTCCGTTCTGATTTACGGCGGACTGTTCTTGGTGTTGGGACTATTTTTCAGCCAGGGCTTCCAGCAAATCGTGCAGATATTCCCGCTGCCGGTGCTAGGCGTATTGCTCCTTTTTGAGGCCCTCACGCTGGCCACATTGCTCCGCGACATCACGGCGCACCGCGCCGATTTGCTGGTAGCATTGCTGGTAGGGCTACTCTGCGCCGGCCTGCCGTACGGCTACCTGGTGGGCTTGGTGTTCGGCACGGCGGTATATTATGCTATGCAGCGCGGCTGGGTAGGCTTGGGCAAATAA